GAAATGACCATTTATCTCTGAGTTCAGCCAAAAATCCCAAAAAGGGCGCACTGTGGTGAAAAAGCCAAGATATTCAAGTTTGGTGTATTGCAAAAGTGACAAACAGAGTAAAGTCAGCTTATTTGCTTGTTTCATATATATCTGTTTTTGCTTAAAGGATAAGCCCGGTGATATTCAAAATTTACTTACCATCTACCAAGCTGAGAAGTAAACTTATTAATTTATCCTtttaatatgtatttattttgcagcCAAATTATGACTTATGCCTTTTTAAGATATTGAAAATCtgctaaaaaaagaagaaaaagagagatcaGTGAGCATAACTATTGCAGTAGATGGCATGGCATTACCATAAACATGGGTTTATCCCACATGGACTGCTTTTGTAAATGTTTATTAGAGCACAAGAGGTGCAGCTTAAATCTAGTGTTTACTGatgagtaaaaaaacaaaactactgctcatcacttttttttaaataaaagtagtGTGTTACCTGTGCTTTAAGATGAGGTGACAAATGAGTATTGGACCTGACAAAATCAgaaccaaacacatttttagttaatttttttaaatgggtcTCCCACCATTCTTATcctgtaaaactttatttttaaaagcctGAACTTCTATAGACACATAACATTCGGTGGGCCTATTGTGATGTCTAAGGACTCAATTGTCACATTTGCATGAAAAATAATACATAATAAAGGTCAACACCACCAGCAACTGACAAGAAATTATAATAACAATCAGCATACTTGGTCCCAAATCAGTTTAATAAGGAATTCATTAGATGGTGATTATTTATGAACCCAGAACTGACTATTATTGTGGTGATTTGTCATTGCTTGACTAAGGCCTGCACTGTTTTAGTTGGTGTTCTAAAAATTCACCCTCTGATGAGCTAGACCGTGGTGATGCCATGCTGGCAGTTTTTGACGTAATGGAAAAAACTGCCTGTTGCAGTTACACAGCTTTACCTTGTTTTGTGCTCTTGTTTTACAGAGTACCACTGAGATTATTTTATCCTTTTTGACTCAGTTATTGCTCATGTAACCTCACCTACGTCACTGCATCTTTCTCCTGTTCCCTTCAAAGGGTAAAACATCATAACATCCTTCAGCTCGTTGACGCCTTCGAAACAAAGAAAGAGTACTTTATTTTCCTGGAGCTGTGAGTACTTTGGGGGCATTTGTTGTTCACTGTACTTCTTCACCTCTCACAAAAGAAACGATTTATTGAATCTGTGAAATGTTTTGGAGTATTATCAAGAAGTGATGTACTAAATCTAGGTGTCCTGTTCTGCCAGCGCTACAGGCAGAGAGGTCTTTGACTGGATCTTAGATCAAGGCTACTACTCAGAGAGAGACACCAGCAATGTTATGAGGCAGGTGTTGGAAGCTGTAGCTTACCTGCACTCTCTGAAAATCATCCACAGAAACCTTAAGGTACTGCACTGCTGACACCTagtgaaaaacaacagcatatCATCACTGGCCAAATAAATTACTGTATGCAGGGACCACCTTGTAATAAATGTTGCATTCATTAAGATCATATGCTTTCtatgaaacaaacaaattttcattttcttaaccAGCTGGAGAACTTGGTCTACTTTAATCGCTTGAAGCACTCCAAAATTGTTATCAGCGACTTCCAGTTGGCAAAACTGGAAAATGGACTCATTAAAGATCCATGTGGGACTCCTGAATATCTTGGTGAGTAAAATCGGTTCAGATCAATAAAATTCATCTTGTACTGCTTTAGTTTTTAATTATAAAGTGCAAACCTGCCAAAATACTTAAAACCTGTTTTTGCTGCTAGCCCCTGAAGTGGTGGCAAGACAGAGATATGGAAGACCTGTGGACTGCTGGGCCATAGGTGTGATCATGTATATACTGTAAGTGACTCATAATGTGCTTAGAGTATCTTGTATTAcaagttttgttattttttaagttaGAGTTTTGTGGAAGTAAGTCTTATTCTTTTATCCTAATTTTTTTCCACCTCATTAGTTTGTCTGGGAACCCTCCTTTTTATGATGATGCTGAAGAAGATGACTCTGATAATCGTGATAAGAATCTTTTCCTAAAGATTTTGTCAGGGGATTATGAATTTGATTCCCCATACTGGGATGATATTTCAGACTCTGGTAAGAGACACTCAATGTATTTGACTGTACAaccttgttttaaaaaaaaaattaaaaaatgttgagacgctgtgtaaaatgtagaaaaaaaaaacagaatgcaaaccagaaaacaaacaaaaaaccctgcaTGTTCTCACTTAGGGATCAGGACCCTTATTTACCTCAGCCTCAGACAGCAGCAGGCATATATACTCACTACAGACTTCATTAGGTATACTTACTCTACAGCACATGCAAAAATGCAAATGTCTAATCATTTACATGGCAGCAAGTCAATGCAGTTAGATacgtagacatggtcaagatgacttgctgaaattcaaactgatCATGAGAACGGGGGGAAAAGTTATATAAGTGACTATGAATGTGGCAATAGTTGTTTGTGCCAGATAAGCCGGTCTGAGATTCACATCAAAAATCTGTTTAACAAAATTGCAGCAACTGCATGATGCTATCGTGTTAGtatgaaccaaaatctctgatgattgtttccagcaccttgttgagtctatgccatgaagaattaaggcagatATGAATTCAAACGGGGGTCCAACATGTATCTAACAAAGTGACTATATTTGAAGGAAGCTTCTATTAGCGGCAgccttttatttctcttttaaatCTCCTGTATGATTAGAGCAAGTGGTAATTTCCCTGAATCAGACCTTTCTCCCATATGTTTCCATTTACCTATTACAGGTTACTGTTAATATACTATTATTAGGTTTACCACATGTCTCTCTTTATATAGGGGTGCAAAGCGTTTCTATTCTGTGTCCCCTGTCTTACATCCTAAAACACTGTTCAACATTTTGACGGGCTCTGCGATTTTCTAAACTCTGGTTTTCATCCAAAGCATGTGAAAATGCTTTTCATTGCAGTCAAATGAAGGTTAGCTTGTCTAAATATGTAAAGGAATTTCTAAAGTAGCACTGGGGTATGTGAAAGTACACAGGAATAGGCATATGTATATTAACAATGTCCATagtcaaaacatttaaaatttccaagattTGCCAATCCATAAATAGAAGTTAGACTTgactatataaaatatatatatatatatgtatatatatatatatatatatatatatatatatatatgctgttTGGCATGCCAAACACAATTTGAAGGTCTtattagaaaacaaacaacatttgAAGTTCTTATTAGAAAATATGGATGAAGCATTGATGAGCTGAAGAACAAAGTGGGATTTTAACTTGTTATTAGTTCACTGTTCAAAAACCAGCATCATAGTATATGAGTCAGGTAATGATTTGGTATGAGTAGCAGTATATGCAAACCATAGCTCAGCACTGTCTAAATATTTTTGAACATACTGCCATAAAGATGTTAGACAATGGACAGAATCCAGCAGTAGCAATCACAGACTAGAGTCAGACTAGTTTACTACAGCTGTCTCAAACTGCCACATCTGGTTGTTTTCTCTAAAACAAATTCCTGAGTTGAGATGTTCAGGTCATCTGCACTCAAGTGATATGCAGCCCATATGAATTCACACAGCTCCTGATCTTTTTTGGAAACAAGGTTACATGTATGTATGTCTGCAATAGGCAGATTACAGATGATGTGTCCAAGGTATAAATAATGCAGTGTtgttacatttgtttttcttttgttttttactttttcttgtttgtttgtttattttatttgtaatttttacAGCCAAAAGCTTAGTGGCATCTTTAATGGAAGTGGACCAAGATCAGCGATTGACAGCACAAGAAGCCATAGCCCATGAATGGTAAAGAACCGAACTCAAATGTAAACAGTACCATAAATACAAGTTAAATTATGAAGTTGTTGAATAGATATCTTAAATATAATTCAGGCACTGGAGAAAATCTCTCTTTTGTTACTTATTTTCAGGATTTCTGGCAATGCTGCCTCAGATAAGAACATCAAGGATGGCGTTTGTGCACAAATTGAAAAGAACTTTGCCAAAGCCAAGTGGAAGGTAGTCCTTCATATGAAGTATACATCATATATTAAATTAATACTGTAATGTAATTACATAAttaaagtagtttttagtttattaCATTAAATGCATATGTTGTATTCAATTGTGGCCCAGGATCCAACTACGAGGCTATATCTAGCTGTATAAAATGTCTAAAACATTTCTTTATCCATAAAATGACTCTCATTTGACTCTGTTTCTTAGAATACTGATTTACACTCACCATCCACTTTATTAGACACACTTTGATGGTACCTGCTTGCTTTCAAACTGTTGGTTGTAGCACCCAAATTAGGGATATTTTTTGGTGTCATGGTGCAAAAAAAGGGTTAgacaaatagaatagaatatagATTATATGGTATTTACAATATATACATCTCTATATAAACattaatataaacacacacaatataaatatatagaaatTACCTACAGATATTAGATTACATCTTGCATGTAGCTAGAGCACAATGCACAAAAGGATATTGcctacatgtctaaatgcaTGAAGATACTGTCATGTGAttgatatttgcattaatgagtAGTTGAACAGTtgtgcctaataaagtggctagtGAAGTTGCCAATGATGAGTGCAAGTGAAAAGATGGACTAATGCATTTCCTTGTATGTAATCATCTTATATGAACTAAATTTTGTTTTCGTTACTCACAGAAAGCTGTTAGAGTGACTACTCTCATGAAGAGACTTCGAGCATCTGAGCAGGGCGATTCTGGGGCCACGGGGGCTCCAGCTGACCCCAACGCACCAAGCGGTGCTCCTGCTCCTCCAGCAGGTGGCAGCGACGGCGTTGCCGCCAACATGAAAGCTGGTTGCAGTGAAAAGGCTCCGGAAACACAGACTGCACTCTCCCTGCTCAGTGCAACCAGACAGGAAGAGCAGGCAAGGTGCAATGGTGACGTTCCTCAAATGTTGCCACAGAGAAAAGGAGACTAGGCCTCAGTCAAACACGTAAGGAGGAGCAACAATCACATGTGCAGTACAGCCAATAAATCTGGCATCATggtattgtgtctttgctgtctAAGTTTACCCCCAGTTTGCAGAATTAATCCACAACAACTCACTTTCATCCTTTTGCATTATGTAATGACTAGTCTTTTCAATAGTGTTCGCCACTctcctttgttttgttgcaAAGTAGGtcttctgttgtgtttgttttccttgaGAACTATAAAAAACTCACAGCGTAGTTTAGTGGAATTAACTCAACTTTATTCATCATGCCACTGTATATAGatatatttgtctttgttttggcAAATTGCTACTTTAGCTTCAGAACTTAAAATCCTGAGTTTATATCTTGTGGCTTAAAATTATGAGTTGGTAATTTAACGATACTAAggtttatttcaaaataaatatatagagTTGTATTTAAAAGTCTCTCCAAAATAGACAGCAACACACCATCTCACAGGTAATTGAATATAAAACTAAAAGtccaaataattatttttcagCCGTCTTAAAGATTTCAAACTTGTACAATATGAGTGGTATTCAAATCTTTTATAAGACTATGTAAAAATACAGTGGATTCAATTTGACACCGTGACTACTGCCGCACAACTTTTGACAACTTAGAATTTTAAGGCAACAAGAAAGCATACGTTTTAAGTTAAAGTGCCTTAATATTTGTTGCAGTCATGTACGAATATGTTTCAAGAGGAACAACTTGATTAGAAATGCTTACTAAGTTCATTGAaatgttttagctgttttattTGCGCCTCCGTTTAGAGTCTTTAGCCGCTGTATTGATAATTGTGTTCTGTCCTCTTTGACACTtcatttaaaacactgaaaactagATGTAGAGCATTCTATGTGGAGTGATGTTTTAGTTGTTATTGTGTTGTAACTCGTAGCTAGTAAAACTCAGAGTTTATGGCAGAGTCCATATTCTGTACGACTATGTATATTTGAATTGTATGTGTAtacatgtgtattttttttaattgtgtgtaTTTGGCAACCTTTagctgagctaacaagttgctaCAATGCTTGTGAATGAATAAAATGAGCAATACTCCTGTTGCTGAAACAAGCTGACATTCTTCTGAAGTTGCCCTTCACTTATATGATACAGTGTTTGACATTTGATTGTgttatgttttgctttgtttctcaATTAGTATAAGAATCCATGCCTTTTGCCCAATGTCAGACCAGATCAGCAATTCCAGTAATATTATACCAAGAAAGTGTATTTAATTACAAACTGTGATAACTgctaacacagaaaacaaacaatagaTGCAACATATGCAAACACATGCACGTTCATAAAATGTCCCAGCcaatatttatattgtttattgTGCCTTGAAGCTTTGGGCTTCTATAATTGTCTGTGGTAAATTGGATTTtcagtgatttttaaaaactaaactgattTGGACACCCAATATgaaaagtattattattattattattattattattattattattattattattattgtgtggcaCTAACaaaaaggagaggaggaggaactggaggtggcagagtgGAAGATGCTAAAATTTTCATTTGGGGGACCAGGAAAGACAGAATTAGAAATTAGAAAGCACATCATAGAGGTAAAATTAGAGAGGGATGGCTGAAATGGTTTGGAAATGTGCAGAGGAAGGATAGTGGATCTACTGGACAAAAGTAGTGGAACATGGAGGTTCCAGACAGG
This genomic interval from Oreochromis niloticus isolate F11D_XX linkage group LG5, O_niloticus_UMD_NMBU, whole genome shotgun sequence contains the following:
- the LOC100706556 gene encoding caM kinase-like vesicle-associated protein, which gives rise to MPFGCLTLGEKKDYNSPSEVTDKYDLGQIVKSEEFCEIFRAKDRNTLKMYTCKKFHKKDGRKVRKAAKNEIKILKMVKHHNILQLVDAFETKKEYFIFLELATGREVFDWILDQGYYSERDTSNVMRQVLEAVAYLHSLKIIHRNLKLENLVYFNRLKHSKIVISDFQLAKLENGLIKDPCGTPEYLAPEVVARQRYGRPVDCWAIGVIMYILLSGNPPFYDDAEEDDSDNRDKNLFLKILSGDYEFDSPYWDDISDSAKSLVASLMEVDQDQRLTAQEAIAHEWISGNAASDKNIKDGVCAQIEKNFAKAKWKKAVRVTTLMKRLRASEQGDSGATGAPADPNAPSGAPAPPAGGSDGVAANMKAGCSEKAPETQTALSLLSATRQEEQARCNGDVPQMLPQRKGD